One window of the Sphaerochaeta associata genome contains the following:
- a CDS encoding beta-N-acetylhexosaminidase, protein MTEKLPLIPYPSGAVAMLGGTFSKPSRLVIALDPSFDAECVLLYVREQLGMEAQEGGQSPDLIITAAADATEEQAYRLEVNPKECRIEAITLQGVFYAVQTLRQLLLAYPEAVPCCRIEDKPALLWRAFMLDVARSFCPVEEGKRIIDILASFKMNVLHLHLSDDQGWRIASESYPKLGEGESGRYSKQEIKDLVAYAQARHIMVIPEIDMPGHFTAALASYPKLSCTGGPFTIPTGEGIFSDILCVGKDEALSFVKQIIEETASLFPAPYIHLGGDEIPLDRWVDCPDCQKRKRVLRLSDEKALLRWFLNEMTSYARGLGKQVILYNDYVDEGYDKKIITQVWNPLLDASALTHPVIMSDYFHTYLDMDHTLLPLPVVYRYGKQLQTQKYSSLYGSEFMLWTEYIATREERDFHLFPRLIAGAESFWTQEGQHDYRRFMHTFAKHGSAYLSSDAQITPKKQWNTSSIVSAFARYKRRRRVKRNSRKAGISLS, encoded by the coding sequence ATGACAGAAAAGCTCCCTCTCATTCCCTATCCTTCAGGTGCCGTTGCAATGCTCGGTGGCACATTCTCCAAACCCTCTCGCTTGGTAATTGCTCTTGACCCCTCCTTTGACGCTGAATGCGTCCTGCTCTACGTCAGAGAGCAGCTTGGCATGGAAGCACAAGAGGGTGGACAATCACCCGATCTGATTATTACCGCAGCTGCAGACGCTACGGAGGAGCAGGCTTACCGCTTGGAAGTGAACCCAAAGGAGTGCAGGATTGAAGCGATAACCCTGCAGGGAGTGTTTTATGCAGTGCAAACACTGCGTCAGCTCTTGCTTGCCTACCCTGAAGCAGTTCCCTGCTGCCGCATCGAGGATAAGCCCGCCCTCCTGTGGAGGGCTTTCATGCTGGATGTAGCGAGGTCGTTCTGTCCGGTCGAGGAAGGAAAGAGAATCATCGACATCCTCGCCTCGTTCAAAATGAATGTCCTGCACCTCCATCTCAGTGACGACCAGGGCTGGAGAATCGCCTCGGAGAGCTACCCGAAGCTCGGAGAGGGAGAGTCCGGTCGGTATTCGAAACAAGAGATCAAGGACTTGGTGGCGTATGCCCAGGCCCGCCATATCATGGTCATCCCTGAGATCGACATGCCCGGCCACTTCACAGCAGCGCTGGCTTCCTATCCCAAGCTTAGCTGCACAGGCGGTCCGTTCACGATCCCTACGGGAGAAGGAATATTTTCAGACATCCTGTGCGTGGGAAAGGACGAAGCTCTCTCTTTCGTGAAGCAGATCATCGAGGAGACAGCTTCACTCTTCCCTGCCCCGTACATCCATCTGGGAGGCGATGAGATTCCCCTGGACCGCTGGGTCGACTGTCCCGATTGCCAGAAGAGAAAGAGAGTACTGCGCTTGTCCGACGAGAAAGCCTTGTTGCGATGGTTCTTAAATGAGATGACTTCGTATGCACGAGGCTTGGGAAAGCAGGTGATTCTCTACAATGACTATGTGGACGAAGGGTATGACAAAAAGATTATCACCCAGGTGTGGAACCCGCTGCTGGATGCATCGGCTTTGACACATCCGGTGATCATGAGCGACTATTTCCATACGTATCTGGATATGGACCATACGCTGCTTCCCCTACCGGTGGTCTACCGCTACGGCAAGCAGCTGCAGACTCAGAAGTACTCCTCTCTGTACGGGTCGGAGTTCATGCTCTGGACCGAGTACATTGCAACCAGGGAAGAGAGGGACTTCCATCTATTCCCACGCCTGATTGCCGGTGCCGAGTCCTTTTGGACACAAGAGGGGCAGCATGACTATCGCAGGTTCATGCACACATTTGCAAAGCATGGTTCTGCATATCTTTCCTCTGATGCACAGATTACGCCCAAAAAGCAGT
- a CDS encoding carbohydrate ABC transporter permease codes for MKKTITLGKGLSYLLMITFTLLTIIPLTWMILSAFKPHALIVRHPLSPPVSWYIENFTLAWTQGHLGIYFINSTIYSLVATFFTVLFAMSSGYALSKFHYKSSRFVSLLYTLGLLITVHSVIVPLFIMETKLGLSNTRLGVILPYIAFGLPFQVFLATTYIKGIPDAMQESAIIDGATFIQVFLKIIIPVATPIISTMFIYTFLGNWNEFILVLTLTSDLTVRSLPVGINSFAGGMSRDYGLQFAALVIGTVPMIIFYLIFKDKIAQGFAAGALKE; via the coding sequence ATGAAAAAAACCATTACCCTGGGAAAAGGCCTCTCCTACCTGCTTATGATTACCTTCACCCTGCTGACGATCATCCCGCTGACGTGGATGATCCTCAGCGCCTTCAAGCCGCATGCCCTCATTGTCCGCCACCCGCTTTCACCGCCGGTGAGCTGGTATATTGAAAACTTCACCCTTGCCTGGACACAGGGGCATTTGGGCATCTACTTTATCAACAGCACCATTTACTCTTTGGTTGCCACCTTCTTTACCGTGCTCTTTGCCATGAGCAGCGGCTATGCCCTCTCCAAGTTTCACTACAAGAGCAGCCGCTTCGTCTCCCTGCTCTATACGCTGGGGCTGCTCATTACCGTACACTCGGTCATCGTACCGCTGTTCATCATGGAGACAAAACTGGGCCTATCTAATACACGGTTGGGGGTAATCCTGCCCTATATTGCATTCGGGCTTCCGTTCCAGGTTTTTCTTGCTACTACGTACATCAAGGGAATTCCCGATGCCATGCAGGAGTCGGCTATCATCGACGGGGCTACGTTCATCCAGGTGTTCCTGAAAATCATCATCCCCGTTGCCACCCCCATCATCTCCACGATGTTCATCTATACGTTCTTGGGGAACTGGAATGAGTTCATACTCGTATTGACGCTGACCAGCGACCTTACCGTACGCTCGCTGCCGGTCGGGATCAACAGCTTTGCGGGAGGAATGTCCCGCGACTACGGCCTGCAGTTTGCTGCATTGGTCATCGGGACGGTCCCGATGATCATCTTCTATCTGATATTCAAAGACAAAATCGCCCAAGGCTTCGCAGCCGGGGCGTTAAAGGAATAA
- a CDS encoding carbohydrate ABC transporter permease, producing MTFSQQKRMSYYLLLAPGLLLFASIIIFPVAYSLSLSFTSFGGYGKPAFIGLENYVKILGDEVFLHSLRNNLLIVAVSVFGQIPLGFLLAFLLHRKMVRNGNFYQTMIFLPITISPVVVALLWNQIFSSSGMVVAIIRNLTDQPQYVMKIFENRQMAIYPILFVLLWMHTGTYMIIFFANLQKMTPSLLEAAQIDGASESQMLGRIILPGMVGTIATTAIFAISGSLKAFDLIYSMTGGGPAHFTEVIAIYMYINTFKYYKYGFGSAASMIIVLLAVGLILILQYVSRKFERRFE from the coding sequence ATGACGTTCTCACAACAAAAACGGATGAGTTACTATCTCTTGCTGGCCCCAGGCCTGCTTTTGTTTGCCTCGATCATTATATTTCCTGTTGCCTACAGCTTGTCGCTGAGCTTCACCTCTTTTGGAGGGTACGGGAAGCCTGCGTTCATCGGCTTGGAGAACTATGTAAAAATACTCGGCGACGAAGTGTTTCTCCACTCCCTGAGAAACAACCTCTTGATCGTAGCCGTCTCGGTGTTCGGCCAGATTCCCTTGGGCTTTCTTTTGGCATTTCTCTTGCACCGCAAGATGGTCCGCAACGGCAATTTCTACCAGACCATGATTTTCCTGCCCATCACCATCTCCCCTGTCGTGGTTGCCCTGTTATGGAACCAAATCTTCTCCTCCTCGGGTATGGTGGTAGCCATAATCAGAAACCTGACCGACCAACCTCAGTATGTGATGAAGATTTTCGAGAACCGACAAATGGCCATCTATCCGATCCTGTTTGTCCTTTTGTGGATGCATACCGGTACGTATATGATTATTTTCTTTGCGAACCTGCAGAAAATGACGCCTTCGCTGCTGGAGGCAGCGCAAATCGATGGAGCCAGCGAATCGCAGATGCTGGGGAGAATCATACTTCCTGGCATGGTGGGCACCATTGCAACCACTGCGATATTTGCAATCTCTGGAAGCTTGAAGGCCTTTGACCTCATCTATTCCATGACCGGCGGCGGGCCTGCCCACTTCACCGAAGTGATTGCCATCTACATGTACATCAACACCTTCAAGTACTACAAATACGGCTTCGGCAGTGCCGCCTCCATGATCATCGTTCTCTTGGCAGTCGGCCTGATACTCATCCTGCAATACGTCAGCAGGAAGTTCGAACGTCGGTTCGAGTAG
- a CDS encoding ABC transporter substrate-binding protein, which yields MNMKRLFSIVFISLFLVPVLLFAAGTKEQAKDTGDGVTTLSVYHFLDQTDKTTAPNFQYLVDVFEKANPTIKLTFEYGYGEAFHDKLQTMAMSGQLPDIVLLYPGERTSQVTNAGLVQDLRPYLAGHENEFADMAMQGQGKNGEIWELPEDISITSIMFTNNRLLKQLGLTLPKTYEELLAQGPKIRAAGLIPISIANKDAWPMQSCVAGMLVERACGLQWFDKAIAGEARFDDAEFVYAMEIIKELTDKQMFSPGTNQLAYGQGLDDFVQEKAVYFIDGGWTVNNMIGELTAEQKEYMSLESFPDIPRQKGKSLSTSATAGQGFGMNAKLTKAESEAAWKWIWFYSGPEGSAIRQKFGRLPAYNLDEPKDADPMIQKLVAYAGKVPMGYVMDSVLAAEPIGTFNINLQNMMFGTKTPKQISQELEAMVTAIGR from the coding sequence ATGAACATGAAACGGCTCTTCAGCATTGTTTTCATTTCGTTGTTCCTGGTTCCCGTCTTGCTGTTTGCAGCAGGGACCAAAGAACAAGCCAAGGATACAGGGGATGGTGTAACAACCTTGTCTGTATATCACTTCCTCGATCAGACGGATAAAACCACCGCTCCCAATTTCCAGTATCTGGTGGATGTATTCGAAAAAGCCAATCCAACCATCAAACTCACCTTTGAGTATGGCTACGGTGAAGCCTTCCACGACAAGCTGCAAACCATGGCGATGAGCGGCCAGCTGCCTGATATCGTACTGCTCTATCCGGGAGAGAGAACAAGCCAGGTCACCAATGCCGGTCTGGTACAGGACTTGCGTCCGTACCTTGCAGGACACGAGAACGAGTTTGCCGATATGGCAATGCAGGGCCAAGGAAAGAACGGAGAGATCTGGGAACTGCCCGAGGACATCAGCATAACCTCGATCATGTTCACCAACAACCGCCTGCTCAAGCAGCTGGGCCTCACCCTTCCCAAGACCTATGAAGAGCTGCTGGCCCAAGGTCCGAAGATCAGGGCGGCAGGACTCATTCCCATCTCCATCGCCAACAAGGATGCGTGGCCGATGCAGTCCTGCGTAGCAGGCATGCTGGTCGAGAGAGCCTGTGGACTACAGTGGTTCGACAAGGCAATCGCCGGAGAGGCTCGCTTTGACGATGCCGAGTTCGTCTATGCCATGGAGATAATCAAGGAACTCACTGACAAACAGATGTTCTCACCGGGAACAAACCAACTGGCCTACGGCCAAGGTCTGGACGATTTCGTCCAGGAAAAGGCTGTGTACTTCATCGATGGCGGATGGACGGTAAACAACATGATTGGAGAACTGACCGCCGAGCAGAAAGAGTACATGAGCCTGGAGTCATTCCCCGACATTCCCAGGCAGAAAGGCAAGAGCCTCTCTACCTCGGCAACCGCCGGCCAGGGCTTTGGCATGAATGCGAAGCTCACCAAAGCAGAGTCGGAAGCCGCTTGGAAGTGGATATGGTTCTACTCAGGTCCCGAGGGTTCGGCGATCAGGCAGAAATTCGGCCGATTGCCCGCCTACAACCTTGACGAGCCCAAGGATGCTGATCCGATGATCCAGAAGCTTGTTGCCTATGCAGGCAAGGTGCCCATGGGGTATGTCATGGATTCAGTGCTCGCTGCAGAGCCCATTGGAACGTTCAATATCAACCTTCAGAATATGATGTTTGGTACAAAGACGCCCAAGCAGATTTCCCAGGAGCTGGAAGCCATGGTTACAGCCATCGGTCGGTAA
- a CDS encoding ROK family transcriptional regulator, producing the protein MDSPHRTRLINSSRIIHRLWIEDELSRAELAARLGLNRSSVSNIVADLMQRGIVKENETIDPGPKGGRRAIGITLNKEYFHVIGIEIRSDSYTALSIDLEGTVLFSETQPKGFTANTFKEEMLSFIQTITQRLDHMGRHLLGVGIGFSGIVDAERQMIIRSVSLDFTKPFDFYTEIASAFPYPVFLENDANCGAWGEVIFQRKRKLRNFLFVLIEFWKAYDVQTGLARPTVGLGFGFDGKIHRGSNNRAGEFKSVLNRDITSSEQVVVDSAISVTENREALLAYLGEVCENLAFLINTLDIAHVFIGGNVETIESVMPDMLRSALRANSLDHSDGGTQIQFSSLGYQAVSFGAAALVLDKVLMNLEPLSDYATQKVLPLFHLLA; encoded by the coding sequence ATGGACAGTCCTCACAGAACCAGACTCATCAATTCCTCCCGCATCATTCATCGCCTGTGGATAGAAGATGAACTCAGCCGAGCCGAGCTTGCCGCTCGGTTGGGACTGAACCGCTCTTCAGTCTCCAACATTGTAGCAGACCTTATGCAGAGGGGCATTGTCAAGGAGAATGAGACCATAGATCCCGGTCCGAAAGGCGGAAGAAGAGCCATCGGCATCACCTTGAACAAAGAGTACTTCCATGTCATCGGCATTGAGATCCGCTCCGACTCCTACACCGCCCTCTCCATCGACCTGGAAGGCACGGTACTCTTCTCGGAGACACAACCAAAAGGCTTCACGGCAAACACCTTTAAAGAAGAGATGCTCTCGTTCATCCAGACGATCACTCAGAGATTGGATCACATGGGGCGGCACCTGTTGGGAGTGGGAATAGGCTTTTCAGGCATCGTGGATGCAGAGAGGCAGATGATCATTCGCTCCGTCTCCCTCGATTTCACCAAGCCCTTTGACTTCTATACCGAAATAGCTTCAGCTTTTCCCTATCCCGTCTTTTTGGAGAACGATGCAAACTGCGGGGCATGGGGGGAGGTCATATTTCAACGAAAGCGGAAGCTTCGAAACTTCCTCTTCGTCCTGATTGAGTTCTGGAAAGCCTATGACGTACAAACAGGCCTAGCCAGGCCGACTGTCGGCCTGGGCTTCGGCTTCGACGGGAAAATCCATCGAGGCAGCAACAATCGAGCAGGTGAGTTCAAGAGCGTACTCAACCGCGACATCACCTCGTCGGAGCAAGTAGTGGTGGACAGCGCCATCTCGGTAACCGAGAACAGGGAAGCGCTGCTCGCATACCTGGGCGAGGTGTGCGAGAACCTCGCATTCCTGATCAACACCCTGGACATCGCACACGTCTTCATCGGGGGAAATGTAGAGACCATCGAGTCTGTCATGCCCGATATGCTGCGATCAGCGCTGCGGGCGAACTCGCTGGACCACAGTGACGGAGGGACGCAGATACAGTTCTCTTCCCTCGGCTACCAAGCCGTCTCGTTCGGGGCGGCGGCGTTGGTACTGGACAAAGTGTTGATGAACCTGGAACCACTTTCAGACTATGCAACGCAGAAAGTGCTTCCCCTCTTTCATCTCTTGGCATAA
- a CDS encoding DUF488 family protein gives MVERVQGECMLYRRKVFLNLVLRHKKPLSLVRLQALMFLLVKSTGNAYYDFIPHTYGCYSISLYNDQEALTKQDVVIEARGDSPFNSFLSVDNQRVELDSILLKDEDSPLLDKLICDSEHQSDDDLLERVLKAYPFYAIRSLLLDRFSSDQVFISKIQTIRDHVTSAPRYLYTIGYEGLSIDGFLQSLILQNIKTLVDVRKSAFSMRPEFRKKNLEAALMEAGIQYYPMPEVGIPASNRKELLPSGRRCDLFKWYSENTLPLCERYASVVARLVSRENIALMCYEKDPKDCHRSLFAEYCQRVQPSIPGIKHLGEAGVYTSSNVSNTWSI, from the coding sequence ATGGTAGAACGTGTTCAGGGTGAGTGTATGTTGTATAGGAGAAAAGTGTTTCTCAATCTAGTCCTCAGACATAAGAAGCCCCTATCTCTGGTTAGGCTTCAAGCCCTGATGTTTCTACTCGTTAAATCAACGGGGAATGCATACTACGACTTTATTCCCCATACCTATGGATGCTATTCAATAAGTCTCTATAACGACCAGGAAGCTTTGACGAAACAGGATGTTGTGATTGAAGCAAGAGGGGATTCCCCATTCAACTCATTCCTTTCTGTCGACAACCAGCGGGTTGAACTGGATTCGATACTCCTCAAGGACGAAGATTCCCCACTACTTGATAAGCTTATCTGTGACAGCGAACATCAAAGTGATGACGATTTACTTGAAAGAGTGTTAAAGGCCTATCCTTTTTATGCAATCAGAAGCTTACTTCTTGATAGATTCTCTTCCGATCAGGTTTTTATAAGCAAAATCCAAACAATCAGGGATCACGTTACGAGTGCTCCCCGGTACCTATACACAATCGGATACGAGGGATTATCTATTGATGGATTTCTCCAATCATTGATTCTCCAGAATATTAAAACTCTTGTTGATGTCAGAAAAAGTGCATTCTCCATGAGGCCAGAGTTCAGGAAAAAGAATCTCGAAGCAGCTCTTATGGAGGCAGGTATACAGTACTACCCTATGCCAGAAGTAGGGATACCAGCCTCCAATAGAAAAGAGTTGTTGCCATCAGGAAGAAGATGTGATTTATTTAAGTGGTACTCAGAGAATACGCTGCCTCTCTGTGAGAGGTATGCGTCTGTTGTTGCCAGATTAGTATCTAGGGAAAATATTGCTCTCATGTGTTACGAAAAAGACCCTAAGGATTGCCACAGATCTTTATTTGCAGAGTATTGCCAACGAGTGCAACCCTCTATTCCAGGGATTAAACACTTAGGAGAAGCTGGGGTTTATACCAGTTCCAATGTATCCAACACCTGGAGTATTTAA